Proteins encoded by one window of Mercenaria mercenaria strain notata unplaced genomic scaffold, MADL_Memer_1 contig_4285, whole genome shotgun sequence:
- the LOC128553761 gene encoding uncharacterized protein LOC128553761 encodes MNSRNLGCIFGPLLLRPQNSQGLSALLDLQNQSLVVTLLIDSTERLFGNIMDCEVESGENTDEIYPQQMKNIAGKNSMGILPKEILNMDKDSIDLYKKALQDGKVSVYNIRLMVVGHYDVGKTTLTKRLLGEPVNITERASTDGIDVHVDRCKISLKDGAWILQKPDKARKTIFHQLAKLFKKGDQEVTQLKSSEEMNAMSEIRDTLHESAKPQEQTGSQTGSSLDVDKAQKQKTTAEYPEDRAKTEKTHSRIQTVIKESAEIRDFHSQSTNDIEKSAVESVDEEYTQNLRHLKKFVENVEVDKEHLGTSDLSLWDFAGQNVFYATHQVFFSRRAVCLLVTNISKHIDDTVDDDPWHTDCRGEAKYRIAGKRNLL; translated from the exons aaaCAGTCAAGGGTTATCAGCTTTATTAGATTTACAAAATCAGTCGCTGGTTGTCACACTCCTCATAGATTCTACAGAACGATTGTTTGGTAATATAATGGACTGTGAGGTAGAATCTGGAGAAAACACTGATGAAATATATCCACAACAGATGAAGAATATTGCCGGAAAAAACTCCATGG gtaTTCTGCCAAAAGAAATTCTCAATATGGACAAGGATTCAATAGATTTGTACAAGAAAGCGCTGCAGGATGGCAAGGTTTCTGTTTACAATATCCGCTTAATGGTAGTTGGTCATTATGATGTTGGGAAAACAACGTTGACGAAACGTCTCTTAGGGGAGCCTGTTAATATTACAGAACGAGCCAGTACAGATGGTATAGATGTTCATGTTGATAGATGTAAGATCTCTCTTAAAGATGGGGCGTGGATTTTGCAAAAACCTG ACAAAGCTCGGAAGACGATTTTCCATCAGCTGGCAAAGTTATTTAAAAAGGGTGACCAAGAAGTGACTCAACTGAAATCTTCAGAGGAGATGAACGCAATGTCAGAAATCAGGGACACATTACACG AATCTGCAAAACCTCAGGAACAAACAGGCTCCCAGACAGGTTCTAGTTTGGATGTCGATAAGGCTCAGAAACAGAAAACAACTGCTGAATATCCAGAAGACAgagcaaaaacagaaaaaacacaTTCTAGAATTCAAACAG TAATTAAAGAATCAGCGGAGATTAGGGATTTTCATTCTCAATCCACCAATGACATTGAGAAATCAGCGGTTGAATCAGTGGATGAGGAGTATACACAGAACTTGCGGCATTTGAAG AAATTCGTAGAAAACGTAGAAGTTGACAAAGAACATTTGGGAACATCCGACCTGTCGTTGTGGGACTTTGCCGGACAGAATGTGTTTTATGCAACCCATCAGGTTTTTTTCTCTCGACGAGCAGTCTGTCTGCTAGTGACAAATATTTCCAAGCACATTGATGATACAGTAGATGACGATCCGTGGCATACTGATTGCAGAGGAGAGGCAAAATACAGAATTGCTGGTAAGCGTAATTTGTTATAA